GATTATTAGCAGTGAATCTAATTGCCCCAATATTTACATAAATAACATGTGAATCTCACTCATTTATTTGAAATACTTATTAGTTCGTATTAATAGTTTTTATACATTCAAATATTACGCGATTAATTTCTAAATATGCTAACAAAATGTGGAATTATTTATTTATATTGTAAATATATAGTTATTATAAAGTAATATGTAAAGTTATGTAGAATATATAACTATATCAAGTAATAGTTTTTTATACAAAAAAATTCTTGATGTACTAATTAAAAAAAGGGGGTGGACCTAATGTTGAAAAAACTAATTTGATAACAAGTTTTGCATTCAAATATCAAATAATGGAAGTGATATTCCTAAAGAAATAATAAACAAAATTTTTGAAAAGGGATATTCTACAAAAACTAAGGGAAAAGGTGATCATGGGTATGGATTATATATTACTAAACAACTAGTCGAGCATAATAATGAAATTATATCTATAGAAAGGACTTCATTAAAAACTAAATTTTTAATGTAGAGGAAGGTTAAATGAATGAATAAATTAGTAAGTTATTTAGTGAAAAAGATTGCTGAAACAAATTCTCAATTTACGGAACTAGAACTAAAAAAAATGAACTATGGATTCGTCTGTTTATTTGATGAAATTACTAAGATAATTCCATATTATATAATATTCTATTTGTTTTCACTTCAACAATACTACATAGTTATTTTTGTGTTTTTTTGTCCAATAAGATTATTTTCAGGTGGTTTTCATGCAAAAACATATTGGGGATGTTTTTTTATTAGTTTTGTAACTTTTTGTGTAATGATTATTATCGGTAAATATATAACAATAAATCTTCTCACTTCGATAGTAGTATTAATTATTTCTATTTTGCTTGTATATATCTTTTCTCCTGTTGATAATATTAATAAAAGAATAAAAAGTAAAGAGAGAAGAAATAAGCTAAAATACTTATCTGTTGTTATAACTTCTTTATTGAGTGGAATGAGTTATATTATACCAAATAAATTTTTTACTACAGCAGTTCTAGCTATTTTTATAGCTGTAATGATGATGATGGGTTGCATAAACAACAATAAAGATAAGAATTGCTCAAGTGACAATTAATTTATAATATTTATTATACAAAGTCATAACCACAAAAAACATTTGGAATTTATAAATAGTATTATATATTATTAAAAGTAAAGGAGATTGCAAATATGGAAGGGTCGAAAATAAACATAATCATTGCTGATGACAACAAAGACTTTAGTAATATTCTTAATGATTATATATCAATGCAAAAGGATATTGTTGTTACGGGTATCGCAGCGAATGGAATAGAAGCATTAGCGTTGATTCAAGAAAAAAAGCCTGATGTAGTAATACTTGATATGAATATGCCTATTATGGATGGGTTGGAGGTTCTAGAAAGGTTAACTACAATGAATTTTGATATAAAGCCCCATATACTAGTTTTATCAGCAGTTGCAAAAAAAACAACAACTCAAAAAGCCCTAGCACTAAGAGCCGATTATTATGTCCTAAAACCTTTTAGCATTGAAACATTAGTTAAAAAAATAAGACAAATTATGAACGTTGCTATATTGGGTCCCGCCAACATTTAGCTGAATCACACCAACAAGAATAAAAAACAGCCTAAAACTAATTAATATCAATGTTTATCATCAATCTAAGAAAAAGGCGTTGCTGCCTCTTGGGTTGGTGGATAATATATGAAGAATACGTAGTATGTTGACTAAAGATTATATTATTCAGCAACTTTCATGCGCCACCAAATTTCATCGTCTGTTTCCTTATATTTTTTCATTCCACATTTTTTCAAAACTCTGTGTGAAGCACTATCAGCTACTGATAAATTCGGCCCGTGTGGTTCGGTACTTTGACATTCTATGATATAGCACTATGTTTGACAGTCTTGTTCGGATATGGTCAATTTGTCACTAAATAGTCCCTTTTTAATCTGGGTGTTTTTGCCTATCCACCCGAAAAGGTATGTTAGTATGATGCAGTAACAGCATCCAGTTGTACTGCTATTATAAGTCATTCTATAATTAAGTAGACCTCCACCATTAATAGTATAGTGTACATCTGCCCATGCTGAGTTTACATTAGATTTTAACCAAATTATACCGGTAGCTAAATCTTTTTTATACATACCGTAAGTATAATCTTGAGCTGGAGGTGCATTAATAGTATATTGTGCAGTTACAACCTCTGAATCTATAAATCCACTTTTGCTTGCATATGTTTTTAAAGTTGTTGTACTGGATATTGTAATTGGAGCACTATACACTGATGAATTTATATTTGGTGTTGATCCATCCAAGGTATACCTTATGGTAGCTCCAGAGGTTGAACAACTTAATTTTACAGTTTGTGCAGTGGTATATTGACCTCCTTGTACACTAAGTGCTGGAGTTGTAACTTTTGAAGATACAGATCCTTGTTGATAAACATGTACATAGTCAACATACATTCTAGCAGGGAATGGAGTTGATCCATCTGGGTTTCCGGGCCATTGTCCACCTACTGCTAGATTAAGAAGAATAAAAAATGGTTTATGGAATTCATCTGTACCATTAATATTATTAGTTATATTTGCTTCCATATACTGAGTTCCATCTATGGACCATTTAATTGAGTTGGTATCCCATTCAATTCCATAAACATGGTATTGAGTTACGTTGATGTTATTTGATGGATTTCCATAAGTTGCATGTCCATTATAATCCCAGTGAATTGTACTATGAACAAAAGCTTCATTATTTATATGTTCCATAATATCAATTTCACCACATGCAGGCCAATTTACTTGAGGAATATTTGAGCCTAACATCCAAAAAGCTGGCCATATGCCTTGTCCCTTTGTAAGCTTTATTTTTGCTTCAACTTTTCCATAAGTAAAATCCTTTAATCCTTGAGTTTTCAAACGAGCTGATGTGTAGCCCATTCCACCATATGATTCTTTTTTTGCTTCAATAATAAGATTCGAGTTTTCAATTCTAGCATTATCAGATCGGTTTGTATAATATTCTAATTCATTATTTCCCCATCCACCACTGCCAGTTTCATATGCCCAATTTGAAGTATTTATTGTACTTGTATCAAATTAATTTATTTTGCAATACACACCAGTATGGTAGTTTTCCATTTAATGGTCTCGCCATCATAATTCTGAATCACACCAGTAGGAACCTTAAAACATCTTCATAGGGGTATGGCACCGATTCTTGTAAAAAACCATGGTATGAGTAAAATATTTACATTTAAGCTATCTATATAGACAGTTTGTATCAAAAAGAAACTTAATAAATAAGATTTACAGGTTTATCCTACTTAAAACTATCTATATAAGTATTCAAGGTGACAAAAAAACTTAATCATAAACTGATGTATCTAAGTCTTTTCAATGGATAAACGATATAATTTACAGCTTTTTACTTCTGCTATGGTTTTTTACACGAATTGTTTCCGTATGCCTACTATAACTTCATTTTAACTAACTTGTTTTGAGTAAAAAATAAGAACTTTATCATTTAGTGATTAAACCCTAGATATATCAATGCTTTACAATGATGTTATATGTTTTTTAAACTTAGAACTATTGTCTATTAATTATAAGTCAGAATATTTAAATAATAGTGTTGAATTGTGAATAACTGGCTTAACGTTGTTAATTTACGCTTTGCGATCACTACCCCTAATAGGTTAAACTAATTATATATTTAAATCCATATACTGTAAATAAGGTTATTTTCATTTTTCGTGTTTTTCGTCTTAATTTGAGGACTTCCCCTCTAAATGGGTATGCAGAACTGGTTTGAGTCCCCCATTAAAATGCAAATAAAAAAAATCACTATTTACAATTTCAATATAAATAGTGATTTTTTATTATATTAAGATATAAGCATATTTTTATAAACTAGTTATTAATACCAGGCAATGGAGTATTAGGAGCTGTTGCTGTTAAAGTGCCTCCTGTAACTTTTGCACCAGAATATATGTTACAATTTCCTGTCGTTGTACAATTTGTAAAAGTAAATACATGTCCATTACCAGGATTGTAAGGGAAATTAAAGTTGCCTTTAGTAGTTTTTTGATTAGCATTAAGTATGTTATTTGCACCATTTCTATTAGCATCACAACCAGTAAGAGATAAAGATGCGCCACTATTATTTTGAGAAAATCCAGCTGCTTTATTGTCATATGATTTACATCCAGTTACTACATGATTACCTAATGATCTGTGTGTACCTTTTGGAGGTTGTTGATTACCACCAAGTTTAATGCCATCACCATTCATACCTGAGTTATTGAGCGAATTTTGTGGATCACCATGATAGTATCCATTTTTAGTAGCAGTACAATTAGTTATTGTAACTGCTTCATCAGTTCCAAGTAAATCCCAACCATCGTCTGAATTGTTATAAGAGGTACAACTTATAAATTTGTTTCCTGCTCCAGCAGCAAGTTTACAGGCAAACCCATCTGCATTTGAACCCTTTGTGCCTATATCATAGTTATCAAAAGAAAAACAACCTTGGACTAAATTGTCGTGAGCACCAGCTGTAATTTGTAATCCTGCATCATTATTGTTATCTGTTGTACAGTTTGTAATTGTATTGTTATTAGATGCAGCACCTTTCATTAATATACCATTATCACCAGCACTATATACCTCTATATTGTTTAGTTCCCAGTATGAATTTGTGATGTTAATTCCATAAGAACTATCTCCATCTTGTTCACCAGTAAAATCAAGTTTAACTTTTGCCGTACCTGATGATTTTAGTTTTATAGTGTTTCCTATAGCTCCATCTTTATTTAATACAATAGGTGCTGTTAGTTTGTAGGATGGGCTAGTAAGCAAAATTGTATCACCAGGTACAGCTTTATTTATAGCTGCCTGGATAACTGCTGAATCATTAGCAGTACCGGTACTTCTTACCTGTATAGGTGCTGAGGCTGCATATACATTGCTTGTTAATTGTGGCAGTGAAAATAAGGAAAGAGAAAACACTGCAGAAACTAGTAGACATAATTTTTTTTTCATTAATAAAAACTCCTTTTCGTAAATATATTTTTTGTTAACGTTAACATTTTTATGTACTTATTGATTATACCTTAATATTAAGAAAATTCAAACACTTTTTTTGTAATTTTTTCTTAGTTTTGAAAAAAATATGTAAAATACAATATTTAGTCATTGGAAAGAGCATTAATATCTACGTATAAACGCTAATCTCATTGGGGTTCAGGCATTTTTTAGCGAAAAATATACTCTAAGCTCTCAACTATTCTTATTAATACCAGCAAACATGTATTAATTGAACAGAAAACGGCTATAAGCGTGTAAAAAAATGGATTTTGAATTTAAATACTTGTTTAATCACTAATAAAAAATATCTGGTAATGGCTTATAAAATAATTAATGAGCTATTACCAGATATTTTTTTAATGTTGTTCATTAAAGTATAGTTAAATGAGACGTTGAAAAAGACGGATAATAGTATCTATAAACCCATCCAACTGGTTTCAAAAGTATATCATGACGCTTAATAGGTTTCATGATACACTTAGTAATAAAACAATAATAGTAATTTGTGGGGAGTTGTTAGGTTAGGACGTAACTTCATGGATACCCCAAAGGAACTACAATATTTCTTTGAGAGAAGTATAAAAGTAATAATACTTGATAACCCCTTAGTAAACATAGGAGACATCAAGTTAGATTATACGATAAACAATATGCTTATTAATTTCTTGTCTTATATAGCCGATAAAGAAAGGGAGAAAATATAGGGTAGAGTTATAGAAGGATTAAAGAATGTGAAGAGTAAAGGTATTAAATTGGGTAGCCCTAATAGAAAGTTACCTGAAGATTTTAAGAAGTATTATAATAAGTGGAAAGGTAAAGAAGTAACAGGCGTTGAATTTGCAAAGCTATTGAAGATAAGCAAATCCACATTATATAGACACATAAAAGAATATGAAATGTAAGAGAGGGTTAACGCCTTCTTTTTTTATGGAATGAATTAAGAACGTTATGTTACATTCATAAATTTTAACAAAGTAGTTTCTTTAAAATTGATTTATTAAAATTGATAAGAGGATATTATTTTTTTGGTTAAACAAGTAATAAACGACAACCTCCAAAGAACAAATAATTAACATTTTACCATATTAAGGGTTTTATAATTTTTTTTATGATCAAAAAATGACTGTTCCTGCTTTTTCTATTGTATTTTATTGTATTTTTAGATAAGTTAATATTAACAAAGGTACAACCATTAAGGATTTATATAAAACAAAGGGGGATTTAAAAATGAAAAAATTTAAAATGAAAGTCATTACTTCATGTCTATCTTTAGGACTGGTTGCAGGTACTCTATTTACACCAGTTTCTGCTTTTGCAGGAACAATAGGTGATCCAACAACGCAACTTGATGGGAGACTAAGCATATTCCACCAGGGAGCTGCTAATGATTGCGGTGCTGTTTCTGGAATACAGGCATTAGCTAATAGTAAATTTGGTAAAAAATTTTTAAGTAAAGTGATCTCAGTTGACAGTAATGGTAGTTATACACTCAATTTCGGTTCCGGAAAACAGACAGTATCGGAAACAGATGTAGCCAATGCATACATAAGCGGAGACCTTGATGCTAGAGTTATAGAAGCTGGGATGCAAAAAGCCATGAATGTTTATAATGGTTGTTTTGCTTGTGATGTATTTGCGAAAATGACAGGATTCGGCCAAAATGTAGTTAGTGGAGATACTGCTAAAACGAATATGATGAATACTATGACTTTAAAATGTAACTCTGGAGATGGTATTACAGCTGCCTGTGATTTTAGTATAGCTGATCCAAGTAAAGGGATTATAGGGGATGGAGGTCACTCATATTCAATAAAGAGTGTAACTAAAGACACTGTAGTAGTAATAAATCCATGGGATACTTCTAAATTTATAAATATGTCTAGAAGTCAGTTTGAAAGTTCTATAAGGTATATGACATATGTAGATGAAGCAACAAATAAAATTGTAGTTTTTTGGAATTAAGTTATATAAAATTTGTTATTTTCATTTAGTATGTGCAGTTAAAATATCTAGTGTATATTCGTTCTGGAGAGCTAGAAGAATGTTTGAACTTATAAGGAAAAAGCAGTAATTTTTTAATTACTGCTGATTTTGCCAAAGATGATCCTAGGCTAATTTTTTTGTTGGACTAAGACTAATTTTATTATATATCGTTGTAAACATTCAGAATAGCAATTGTATATCGATGTTTTGAATGTAACACAATTGAGTTACATTCACTTTGAGGCTATTGAAGGCATAAAATATAGGTGCTATATACTCGCACCTATGTTTTTTATGCCTATATTTACTATGTTTTAATAAAAACAATCAATAAACACTTTATTATGTTAAATGCTAATTATCATTTGCCATTGCATTTAATTCATCAGCTAAAGTTGTAACTTCCATAAGAGTAGAAGTAACCTCTTGAATTGCAGCTGATTGTTGCTCTGTAGTCTCAAGTGTAGCATGAGAAGTTTCAATAGTCTTATCAACAGACTCTTGTATTTTATTTGTAAGATTTAATATTTTTACAGCGGTTTCCTTTGAATTTTGTGATAAAGACCTTATCTCAGTTGCAACTACACCGAAGCCTCTACCAGCCTCTCCTGCCCTAGCAGCTTCTATAGCAGCATTTAATCCAAGCATCTTTGTTTGATCTGCTATACTTTTTATAGAATCCAATATTGAATTTATCTCTATAGATATGTTCTTTACGTTAATAATCTCTTCACTTAAGTTATGTTGGTTATTTGTTACTGTTATGGAAGAAGCACTGAGTTCTTCCATAGTTGCAGAAATTTGGCTAAAATTATCTGCAAGAGTTTGAGACATTATACTTAATTTGAGTTTTTCATAGCCAGCCTGTGACAGTGAATTCGTTACTATTGAGAGCACCTCAGCAGCAGCTATTACATTTTTCTCATGAGTTATGTGAATTTCATTAATTGCCTTTACATAATCGTCTTCATTAACACCAATTTCTTTCGCTGTTTTCCTAAATTCTGCTTCTGATGGAGATGAAGTAAAAACTTGTCCTCCTAAAATGCTTCCAATATGATAATCACCTACCAATATGGGCGCAGCAAAATCTAATAATCCAGCATGACAAGTATGAATATATGGTTTACCTGTTTTTGTAGCCTCTTCTCCACATTCTTTGTGTGATAATGCACAATGATTATGGCCTATTTTAGTTGACTGTGTAAAGCTTAAACAGGCCCTTGTATAAGAACTTGGTTTAGTTACAGCAATGCCATCTTTGTCTACAGTAACACTCGACATAGTAAGTGCAGTAGCAAAATTGTCTTGAAATGTTTGCAGTAACTTAATATCAATAACATCTTTGATTTCTAGGACATTTAAATCCAAGTCACCATTTGGTAATTTCTTAATCATATAAAACTCCTTCGATATTTAATTTAAATCTTTTTAATTTATAAGCACTCATATTTCTATTTTTATAACAAATAAAAGTGTACTAGTTAATCGTGTAAACTTAGGTGTACGAAATATTTCTTATGTACTCACTCATCCACTTCTAAGTTAAATACAGCTAGTTCACAATATCTCAAATTAATACAATTTATCTTATGGATTTCATCTGAAACCCTTATTTCGTTATTTTTGTCATCGAGATTAAAAATTAAATCTTTAGTTTTTTTGTGTGAATTAATTTATAAGATAATAACCAGTTAAAAATAAAAAATTTGTTATTAGTTTTGTGATAATTTCATGAATTTACTTTATTCCCTATATAATTTTCTATATTTTTGTTGGTTTTGAAGTGTTTTTCCTATTCCCATAATAATTAATTTATCATCATTTTTTGAAAAGTTAAAAAACATAACAGGAGTAAAAACCTGTAAATTATATCGTTTATCCATTGAAAATACTTAGATACATTAGTTTATGATTAAGTTTTTTAGTCACCTTGAATACTTATAAAAAAAGCTACAACTGTATAAGTATAACACAGTTGTAGTTTTTCTTTCATTTCTCTAATTAAATATTACAGAAAAAGTATTTGTGTTAAAATTATAACCTTTACCACCATTATAACTTGATGTAATCTCATATCCAAATTGTATATTATCGAATACAATATCTCCATACCATTTTGGTGTATTCTTAATCCAGTTAGCTATTGCCTTAATATCTAGAGACCCTGAACTAATATTTCCATTAGTTCTTATAAATGAGTAAACCATATTTCCTGTATTATTTGATCCATTGTTTCCTATATATACATTCCATGTATGACCTCCTATAGATACATTTTTATACACTGGAATAGGACCTGCTGAATCCCACTTATATGAAATTGGATTTACTGCTCCATATTGATTCATCCATAACATAATTTCATGCTTATTCTTACTAGGATGACTAGGATCATAAGCATTAGGATCAGATAACCATATATCATAGGCAGTTTCCATAGAAGTTCCACTTGTAGGAACTGTAACATTGAAGCTACTTGTAGCTGTCTTTACAGTACTTAACTTTTTGTTTATTGCTTTTTCAACATGGGGGTAGGATTTTATTCCTCCCGTATTGGGCTGTGCTGACCATGTTCCCCAATTACTATATGAGTTAGCCCAAATAGTTTGAGGTCCTACTGTATCTTGTGACCATACGTCATTATTTAATGTATATCCACCATTAGACCATGCCCCATATTTTTCTGGTGATGACCATATTGCAGCAGCATTTGCTTTATTATTAGCTCCAAATGCTGTTAACACTGCTGTAAATAATAAAATTGACATTCCAACTTTTATAATTTTTTTCATAATTTTACCCACCTTCATTTAAATTTTAATTTAATCTGGTAGTTGAACATGTCCAGGAATAATATAAGCGGGAGAATCTCCGCTTTTAGGTAAAGCTGATATTGTGTCTGTAACGGATATTCCACGGATATCCGTTATTCTTATCTTAATAGAGCCTGTCCCCATATTCTCACTAAGGAAATGGTTATATGGCATTTTTCTCATATTAACCCAAGTATTATTCTTTGAAAATTCCATTTTCACAACAGGATATTTATGATTTCTTACTTGAATAGCTGCCCAATATGGGCTGCTACCTTCTTTTATACGATAAGAAAACATTCCAGTTACAGGCGCTTTTACTATATGCCAATTGATATTGATTTTTCCTGCAGACATATTACCAATTTTAGCAAAAGAGGTTGGGCAAAGATCCAAAGCTCCATTAGCTCCTTCTGGATATAAATCTGTAACACATACAGTAGTTTTTTTCCCATTTGGCCCTTGTACTTCTAAATATGCACCAGCTAAAGCTGCATCGATTCCATTATAGTTAAGGTCAGCAGGGTTTAATGCAGTAATTTCCATTGTAGAAGGAATAGGATCTAGAAGTACTGCACCCCCAGAATATCCAGAACCAGTATATGTAGCATAACCTGAGTGATTGTCATTCCAAGCAGCTGCATAAGTGGAAATTGGTGTAAGTAAAGTACCTGCAACCATTCCTAAAGATAAGCATAAAGTAAGAACTTTCATTTTCATTTTTTTCATTTTTTTCATTTTTAAATCCCCCTTTGTTTTATTATATAAATCCTTACATTAGCAAGGGCTTATTCAGTTTTTATAAAAAACCTAAAATAGATGGTTTTTTTAATAATTTAAAAAAATGTAAATTTTCTTATTTTTAACATCACTCTAAAATATTTGTTTTGTATTTAAATACAGGTGTGGCACTAGCTTCTAAATCTTTAATGGATGTCCATTTGTTAATATTAACTTATACAAAAATACAATAAAATGCAACAGAAAAAGCATGAACAGTCATTTTGGGGTAATAAAAAGAATCTTTAAACCCTTGATATGGTAAAATGTTAATTATTTGTTCTTTGGTAGTTGTCGTTAAGTACTTGTTTAACCAAAAAAATAATATCCTCTTATCAATTTTAACAAATCAATTTTAACAAATCAATTTTAAAGAAACTACCTTATTAAAATTTATGAATGTAATATACTGTTCTTAATTCATTCCATAAAAAAAAAGGTGTTAACCCTCTCTTACATTTCATATTCTTTTATGTGTCTATATAATGTGGCTCTGATTATATTCAATAATTTTGCAGATTCAACTCCTGTTACTTCTTTATTTTTCCACTTACTATAATGCTTATTGAACTCTTTAGGTAAACTTCTAGTAGGCTACCCAACTGAATTCCCTTATCTTTAGAATTCTTTAAACCTTCTATAACTCTACACTGTATTTTTCCCCTTTTATGAAATATAACTATGTTACGCGGATTAAGGTTTTTTAATTATATTTTCTAGGAGGTTATTTTTACATTAGTCATTGCCGTACCCCTATAGCGATCATAAAATCACCTCCATGCATATATTGTGCAACGAAGAATTAACTCTTATAAATCGCTTTAATTAACAGTTTCTTTTCTCAGTCTCCAGAATGCCAATACAAAACTGATTGAGCAAAGACAGATAAATACCACTGTCACAAGCAATAAGTTTTGCCAATCAATGGATGTCACTAAAAGCAAACTTCGCAGGCTGTTTATAATATGAGTGAAAGGGTTAATCATTACTGCAACCTTCAAGCCACCCGATATACTGTCCATGGGAAATATAATTGTAAGTAGTATTGAAATAGGGTTCTGAAAGCGCCACTTTTTATTGCGCCATAAAATATTTATTATCTCCATTTATTTACCTCTTCCCCATACCCAGTTAACTTCAAGAATACCTCTTCAAGGCTGGGCTGTACTAGTTCTATCGCCTCAAAATAAACACTCTTTTCCAAAAGTCGCTTTTTAACATTTTCAAAAGTTTTTCGATTATCTCCAGCATCCGCAAAAATTGAGCATTCACGGACGTTTATGGATGTAAGTATATGTTCTTTAGCAAGTACATCTGCACATTCTTCCGCTTTTTTCTTCTCAGAAAAATCGTTGTTTTAAAATCATCCCGGATTTTTTGCATGATTTCCCACATGGCTTTTCGGGAAGCAACTGGGTATTTCAAACCCCAACAATTCTAATTGTTTCTTTTATTTCAATTCTATAATTCATGTTCTCACCTCCTACAACTGAAATTGAAAAACTAATAGGTGAATAAGCGGTTAATAATGTTCCCTTTGTACGTGCAACAGTCGGAGCGACACCATGAACACTTTGAAATGCTCGATTAAAGGATGTTGGTGATTCATATCCATATTTTAAACCGATATCAATCACTTTCTTATCACTTGTTTGCAATTCAAACGCTGCTGCTGTCATACGTCTACGGCGTATATACTCGGACAATGGAATGTCCGCAACGTAAGAAAATATTCTTTGAAAATAATAAGTGGAGCCGCAAGCAATTTTTGCAACTTCATCATAGGAAATAACACCAGTTAAATTGCTTTCTATATAATCAATTACTTCGCTTAATTGTTTCAGCCATTTCACTTTTACTCCACCTCCCTTCTTGTATAAAAGTTTAGCACAATTTAAATTATAAAGCCTCTCTTTTGATGTCCAAATTTGCAAACTACAGAATTTGTTACCCCTGGAGAAAGGGGGAGTATTGCATTTAGGGAAACAAATATACAAACATTAATGTTTACATATATGTACACATAAGTACTTGTAATGGTTTCTTCTTGTTTTTATTTTGACGCTTGGCATTTTGGTACAAATAATTTAATAGTAAATGGATCTAGTAGCATTCGAAGTTACTTCATAATCGTGAAATTATGAGAAATAGATATTATTTGTGAGCAACTTGGAGACTGAATTAAAGAGAAAGGAGTACCAGAGTGGATATTATAATTATAGAAGATAAGGAGAGCAATATTGAAGTACAAATCAGGTACCCGATTATGAATGTACAAGTACAGCAGCTTATACAAAGAATTAAGGGTATAGATATGAAAATAGTTGGAAGTAATAATGGTAAAAATATAGTCCTCAATATTTGTGATATTTTCTACATTGAAAGTATTGAAAGGAAAACTTTTATTTATACAAAAGATCAGGTACTCAAAAGTAATAAAAAACTATATCAGTTAATTGATGAATTAACTGGGTTCGGTTTTATTCAAA
This window of the Clostridium estertheticum genome carries:
- a CDS encoding ATP-binding protein, with translation MQISNNGSDIPKEIINKIFEKGYSTKTKGKGDHGYGLYITKQLVEHNNEIISIERTSLKTKFLM
- a CDS encoding accessory gene regulator B family protein is translated as MNKLVSYLVKKIAETNSQFTELELKKMNYGFVCLFDEITKIIPYYIIFYLFSLQQYYIVIFVFFCPIRLFSGGFHAKTYWGCFFISFVTFCVMIIIGKYITINLLTSIVVLIISILLVYIFSPVDNINKRIKSKERRNKLKYLSVVITSLLSGMSYIIPNKFFTTAVLAIFIAVMMMMGCINNNKDKNCSSDN
- a CDS encoding response regulator; this translates as MEGSKINIIIADDNKDFSNILNDYISMQKDIVVTGIAANGIEALALIQEKKPDVVILDMNMPIMDGLEVLERLTTMNFDIKPHILVLSAVAKKTTTQKALALRADYYVLKPFSIETLVKKIRQIMNVAILGPANI
- a CDS encoding family 16 glycosylhydrolase, whose amino-acid sequence is MNTSNWAYETGSGGWGNNELEYYTNRSDNARIENSNLIIEAKKESYGGMGYTSARLKTQGLKDFTYGKVEAKIKLTKGQGIWPAFWMLGSNIPQVNWPACGEIDIMEHINNEAFVHSTIHWDYNGHATYGNPSNNINVTQYHVYGIEWDTNSIKWSIDGTQYMEANITNNINGTDEFHKPFFILLNLAVGGQWPGNPDGSTPFPARMYVDYVHVYQQGSVSSKVTTPALSVQGGQYTTAQTVKLSCSTSGATIRYTLDGSTPNINSSVYSAPITISSTTTLKTYASKSGFIDSEVVTAQYTINAPPAQDYTYGMYKKDLATGIIWLKSNVNSAWADVHYTINGGGLLNYRMTYNSSTTGCCYCIILTYLFGWIGKNTQIKKGLFSDKLTISEQDCQT
- a CDS encoding right-handed parallel beta-helix repeat-containing protein, translated to MKKKLCLLVSAVFSLSLFSLPQLTSNVYAASAPIQVRSTGTANDSAVIQAAINKAVPGDTILLTSPSYKLTAPIVLNKDGAIGNTIKLKSSGTAKVKLDFTGEQDGDSSYGINITNSYWELNNIEVYSAGDNGILMKGAASNNNTITNCTTDNNNDAGLQITAGAHDNLVQGCFSFDNYDIGTKGSNADGFACKLAAGAGNKFISCTSYNNSDDGWDLLGTDEAVTITNCTATKNGYYHGDPQNSLNNSGMNGDGIKLGGNQQPPKGTHRSLGNHVVTGCKSYDNKAAGFSQNNSGASLSLTGCDANRNGANNILNANQKTTKGNFNFPYNPGNGHVFTFTNCTTTGNCNIYSGAKVTGGTLTATAPNTPLPGINN
- a CDS encoding HTH domain-containing protein; its protein translation is MKSKGIKLGSPNRKLPEDFKKYYNKWKGKEVTGVEFAKLLKISKSTLYRHIKEYEM
- a CDS encoding PocR ligand-binding domain-containing protein — encoded protein: MIKKLPNGDLDLNVLEIKDVIDIKLLQTFQDNFATALTMSSVTVDKDGIAVTKPSSYTRACLSFTQSTKIGHNHCALSHKECGEEATKTGKPYIHTCHAGLLDFAAPILVGDYHIGSILGGQVFTSSPSEAEFRKTAKEIGVNEDDYVKAINEIHITHEKNVIAAAEVLSIVTNSLSQAGYEKLKLSIMSQTLADNFSQISATMEELSASSITVTNNQHNLSEEIINVKNISIEINSILDSIKSIADQTKMLGLNAAIEAARAGEAGRGFGVVATEIRSLSQNSKETAVKILNLTNKIQESVDKTIETSHATLETTEQQSAAIQEVTSTLMEVTTLADELNAMANDN
- a CDS encoding GH12 family glycosyl hydrolase domain-containing protein, translating into MKKIIKVGMSILLFTAVLTAFGANNKANAAAIWSSPEKYGAWSNGGYTLNNDVWSQDTVGPQTIWANSYSNWGTWSAQPNTGGIKSYPHVEKAINKKLSTVKTATSSFNVTVPTSGTSMETAYDIWLSDPNAYDPSHPSKNKHEIMLWMNQYGAVNPISYKWDSAGPIPVYKNVSIGGHTWNVYIGNNGSNNTGNMVYSFIRTNGNISSGSLDIKAIANWIKNTPKWYGDIVFDNIQFGYEITSSYNGGKGYNFNTNTFSVIFN
- a CDS encoding expansin EXLX1 family cellulose-binding protein gives rise to the protein MKKMKKMKMKVLTLCLSLGMVAGTLLTPISTYAAAWNDNHSGYATYTGSGYSGGAVLLDPIPSTMEITALNPADLNYNGIDAALAGAYLEVQGPNGKKTTVCVTDLYPEGANGALDLCPTSFAKIGNMSAGKININWHIVKAPVTGMFSYRIKEGSSPYWAAIQVRNHKYPVVKMEFSKNNTWVNMRKMPYNHFLSENMGTGSIKIRITDIRGISVTDTISALPKSGDSPAYIIPGHVQLPD
- a CDS encoding LytTR family DNA-binding domain-containing protein yields the protein MDIIIIEDKESNIEVQIRYPIMNVQVQQLIQRIKGIDMKIVGSNNGKNIVLNICDIFYIESIERKTFIYTKDQVLKSNKKLYQLIDELTGFGFIQINKACIMNIDVLDSVNTLFNSRLKATLVNGENVIITRTYIPAKVESRMVVKFNSASRCLPS